The window GAGCTCGGTCTCGTCCTCGATCAACTCGAGCACGCGGGCCTGTAGCCATTCGCGGGTTGCCGGCTGGCGGACTTCCGCGGCTGCCAGGCTGTCGGTCGCGACCAGTGCGCCGCAGCGCGTTGCGACATAGCGCAGCGCCATGCGGTGCTCGGCCTCGGAGAAGTCGGCGACCGCATCCCCAACCAGGAAGGGCTGGATATCGCTCATGAAGGCATCGACCGCCGTCACCATGCAGCCGATATGGGCGTAGACCCCGCTGATCACGAGCTGGTCGCGCTCCCAGCCGCGCATGCGCTCCAGCAGATCCGAGCGCTTGAAGGCGCTGTAGCGCCATTTGGTCAGGACGATGTCCTCCGGACCCGGTGCCAGCTCGGCGACGACCTCCTGGAGGTCCGGCGCGGCGACGGTGAGGCCCGGCCCCCACATGTCGTTGAGCAAGGCGCGGTCACCGGCCGGCTGCTCATGCGGCTGCGCGGTATAGACGACAGGCACGCCATTGGCCCGGGCCCAATCGCGCAAGCGCACGAGATTGGCGATCAATTGCGGCAGCAGCTCTCCCTTCGCGTCGTAGAAGCGCAGGAAATAGCGCTGCATGTCGTGGATCAGCAGGACGGCGCGCTTGGGATCGGGCCGCCATTGCGTGCGGTTGGCCGGAAAGGAACTGGGCTCCGGCATCGCGTAATCGGTGATCTGCGGAATGGCCATGTGAACTCTCAGGTAAAATGGAGGTGGTCAGGTGAGCTCGGCGCGCAGGCGCTTCTTGTCGATCTTGCCAACGGGGGTGAGCGGCATCGTCTCGATGAAGCGGACACGGTCCGGAAGCTTGTATTCGGCGACGCCGAGCTCCATCAGGTACCGCCGCAGCGTCGGCGCACGCAGGCCGGCGTCGCGAGCGACGATGAAGGCACAGCTCTTCTCGCCGAGCAGGATGTCCTGCATGGCGACGAGTGCTGCATGCGTCACCTCGGGATGGCGCAGGAGGAGGTTCTCGATCTCCTCGGAAGCGACCTTCTCGCCGCCGCGGTTGATCTGATCTTTGACCCGGCCGACCACGCGCAGATGGCCGCCGCGGACCTTCTGCACGACATCGCCGGAATAGTAGAACCCGTCCGCGTCGAAGACCTTCGCACTGTGCTCAGGGCTTCGGTAATAGCCACGGAACGTGTAAGGGCCGCGCGTCGCCAGTTCGCCGCTCATCCCCTCCGGGACAGGGTCGCCATCCTCGTCGACGATCTTGATCTCGTCGTCAGGGCTGATTGGCCGCCCCTGGGTGGTGAAGACCAGCTCGTCGTCATCGTCGAAGCGCGTGTAGTTCACCAGCCCCTCGGCCATGCCGAAGACCTGCTGCAGCGAGCAGCCGAGCTCCTGCGGTACACGCCGAGCCAGCGCCTCGGCGAAGCTCGCGCCGCCGACCTGCATCAGCTTGAGCGAGCCGAGTGCCGGCCTCTGTTTCCCCGCCGCCTCCAGCCAGAGCGCCACCGCTGTCGGCACGAGCGCCACCATGTCGACCTGGTGCTTTTCGATCAGCGCGAAGCATGAAAGCGGCTCGGGGCTCGCCGCCATCACGACACAGCCGCCGGCATGGAAGACGCCGAGCGCGCCTGGCGAAGAGAGCAGGAAATTGTGCCCGGCCGGCAATGCGCAGAGAAAGCGCGTCTGCGGTCCGAGCGCGCAAATCTCCGCGCTCACACGCACGCTATAATAATAATCGTTGTGCGTGCGCGGGATCAGCTTCGGCGTGCCGGTACTGCCGCCGGAGAGTTGGAAGAAGGCGACCTCGTCGGCAGCCGATGGCAAACCCACCGGCGCAGCGCTGGTCTCTGACGCCAGCCAGCGTTCGAGATCGTTGTAGGCGCGGTTGCCGCCGAGCAGCAGCACCAGCGACAGGCGCGGCGAAAGCGTCCGCAGTTCCGCGCTGAAATTGTCGTCGGCGAAGAGTTCGTGCGCCCGTGCCCCGATCACGAGGCGCGGCTCGATCTGCTGGGCGTAGGATGTCATCTCCAGCTTGCGATGACTGAAAAGCGCGTTCACCGGCGCGACGCCGATCTTCAGCAGCGCGAAGAAGACGATGTAGAACTCGGCGCAGTTCGGCAGCTGCACCAGGGCCGTGTCGCCCTGCCCAAGCCCGGCCTCGCTCAGCCGGGACGCCAGGTTGGATGCCCGGCGGTCGAGCTCGGCATAACTGAGCTGCCTGTCGCCGCAGATCACCGCGATGGCATCGGGGCGCTCTTGCCGCTGCGTGTCGAGGATGCGGGTCAGGGGCTGGTCGAGCCAGTAGCCGCGCTCGCGATAGCGCGCGGCGAGCTCCGCCGGCCAGCGCTGGAATTCGATGGTCATGTTGCGCTCCTTCGGCGTCAGGCGGCTAGGCCGCAGGCGCTGAGCATGGTGCCGAGCTTGGCCTGCACCTCTTCCCACTCGGATGCCGGGTTGGAAGCCTCGACGATGCCGGCACCGGCGAAGAGCCGCAGGGTGTCGTGCCGGGCGATGCCGCAGCGGATCGTGATCGCCCACTCGCCATTGCCCTGGGCATCGCACCAGCCGACCAGGCCGGTGAACAAGCCGCGCTCGAACGGCTCGACATAGCGGATCAGCTTGTGCGCGCTCTCGGTCGGAAAACCGCAGACCGCCGGCGTCGGATGAATGATGCAGGCGAGCTGGAGCGCGGTCATCTCCGGATCCGTCAGGACGCCCTCGATCCGGGTCGAGAGATGCCACATCGCCGCCGTGCTCATCAGCGAGGGCCGGCGGGGAACGTCGAGTTTCGTGCAATGGGGCGCGAGGATCGCCTGGATGTTCTCGACCACCAGCTGGTGCTCGTACTGGTCCTTCGCGGAGCGCTCCAATAGTGCGGCGGCTGCGCTGTCGGCCTCCGGATCTCGTTGGCGCTTCGCCGAGCCGGCGAGCGGGTTGGAGACGATCCGGTCCCCCTGCTTGCGAACGAGCAATTCCGGGCTGACCCCGACCAGCTCGCCCTCGTCGGGCAGGGGGATTCTAAAAAGATAGCCTTGGCTGTTTTGGGCGCGCAGGCCGGCGAGAAGTCGGCCGACATCCATCGTGTCGGCGAAGCGCAGTTCGCGGACCACCGACAGCACCGCCTTGCGGACGTCGCTGTGGCGGAAATTGACGATGGCGTGCTCGACCGCCCTTTTGAAGCCGTCCTCATTCGGAAGGCTGCGTTGATCGAGCAGATCGGGCGCAACCGAATGCTCGCGCGCAGCCTCCGGAGCGGCCTGCTCGCGCCATTCATAGGCGGCCGGGACATAGAGGCAGGACGCCTCCCGCACGTCGAAGGGAATGGCGCCGATCAGAATCGGATTGTCCTGCCCCGCACGGCGCGCCCGGCCGAAAGCAGCCTCAACCGCCGCGTGCAAGCCCTGCCCGCGATCCTGCCCGCCCCGAGCCGGGACGGAAATCCACTCATGAATTCCGGACGAGAGCAATTCCCGCCCATTTGATGCAAATAAAGCACCAAGCTTGAAATTTATATTCTGTTGCAAGGCTAAATTTTCCAGCATTGAAGTTACTCTGGTTCTAAAGAGGCTTCAGGGTGATGCTGATATCGAGCATTGACAGCTTCTTGCTTTCGTAAGAAGCAATGTCAACCAAAATCGACTTGCAATCCTTCATTATAAATACTCGAATTTGACATCATGATTTCACGAGAACTGACACTTATGCAGGCCGCCTACTGGGTTGGCCGCAATTCTCACGCCCCGCTGGGCGGGGTGGCAGCACATCTTTATGGCGAGTTCGATGGTCGCGATCTCGACCCTGAAAGGCTGCGCGAAGCGGTTTGCAGGCTCTGCCGGCTTCATCCGATGCTGCAGCTGCGGGTCGACGCCGATGGCCGCCAGCATCTCGATTCCGCTCCTGCCGCACTGCCGCTCGATGTCGAGGACATGCGGGAGCTGTCGGCGGACGCGCTGGAGGAGCGCCTCCTCACCAAGCGCCGAGCCTGGACTCATCGCTGGCTCGATCTTGCGCGAGGCGAGGCGGCGGCGTTCGGCCTGAGCCTGCTGCCCGACGGCGCCTGCCGGCTGCATGTCGACACCGACATGATCGCGGTCGACCCGAATAGCTTCCGGCTCGTCATGGAGGACCTTGCCCGGCTCTACGACCATCCGGATCAGCTGAGCGAACCGGCCTCTCACGGCTTCTTCGATTGGCTCGACCAGATCTCTGCAGATGCCGAGCTGACGAGGCAGCGCGAGCGCGGCAGGGAGTGGTGGCGTTCTCGTCTCGCGGATTTGGCTCCGGCGCCGGAGCTACCGCCGGCCCCCCAAGCCCAGACGGAAGTGGCGACGAGCGAGCGCCTGGCAGCCCGCTTGTCGCCGGAAGAACGCCGCGCGCTGGAAAAGCGCGCCCGCGCGTTGCGGGTGACGCCTTCGATGCTGGCTCTCAGTCTCTTCGCCGCCGTACTAGGTCGAGCCACTAGCGAGATGCGCTTCCGTCTCAACGTGCCGAGTTTTTGGCGCGTACCGGCGGTTCCCGGTGTCGAACACATCGTCGGCGAGTTTTCGAACGTGCTGATCCTCGGCGTCGACCTGACCGCCGCGCCGACACTGGCGGAACTGTGCCGCGCTGTCGGCGAAGAGATGATCGACCTGATCGCCCACGACGCCTATCCGGGAGTCAGCGTGATGCGCGACCTATCGCGCCAGCTGGGTTCGGTGCAGGCCGCGCCGGTGGTCTTCACCGCCGGCCTCGACATTTCCGGCGGCGATCTCTTCAGCGAGATCGTCGGGCGGGTGTTCGGCCCGATGAACTGCGTGATCTCGCAGGGGCCACAGGTGGCGATCGATGCGCAGGTCGCGGCCTGCGACGGCGGCATCCTGGTGAATTGGGACGTCCGTCTCGACGCCCTGCCGGAGGCTTGGATCCGGAAAACCTTCGAGGCCTATGTCGCGCTGCTGCGAGAGGTCGCGGCACGGCCGGAGGCGCTCGATGCGGCGTGCGGGCTGCCTGCCGCTCCTAGGGCGCATGACGATGCGGTCATTCCGACCGAGACCATGCTGATCAGCCTTCTGAAGCGGCTTGCTCCGGGCGAGCCAATCGACGCCGACACGGTGATCGCCAACGGCGCTCGCGCTGAGATCGCCCGTTTCCTCGACCGTTATTGCCCCACCGGCGTGCCGACGCGTCCACACTTCGACGAGGCCGCGACGCCTCGCAGCCTCGCCCGTCTCGTCCGCGCCAGATCCGCCGGCGCCTCGGACGAGATCGCACGAATCTTCCTGGAGACGACCCATGAGGGATGATTTTTCCGATGCCGCGCAAGGCGGAGCCTTCGGCCGGGACGAGTTGCCGCTGACGGACCTGCAGCAGGCCTATCTGCTCGGCCGCGAGCGGCACCTGCCGCTGGGCGGCGTCGCCATGCAGGAATTCCGCGAATACCGCGGCGCGATCGATCTCAAGGCGCTGCCGCAGCGCCTTCTCGCTCTGGTCGAGCGGCATACCGGCCTGCGCACGCATATCGATCCCGAGCGCCGGATGTCGCAGGTCTCGGCCGAGGCGACCGTCAACTACGATGAGATCGACCTGCGCGGCCTGACGCACGCCGAGGCGCTGGGCTGGATCGACGGCTTGCGCGAAGATTACGCCCACCGCCTGTTCGATCTTCAGCGCGCGCCCTGGAACGTGACGGCGTTTCGCCTGCCCGAGCCGGAACCCGGCGACGCCGAGCAGGCGGCCTGCATCCTGTTCGCCCGCTTCGATGCCTTGATCCTAGACGGCCGCGCGATCGCCTCCCTCCTGGTCGAACTGCTCGGCGGCGAAGCGCCGGTCCTCGCGGCCGCAGCACTGTCGCCACCAGCCGATGAGGTGAAGCGACGCGAGGATGCCGCCTACTGGGCTCGAAAGCTCCAGCCGGTCGAT is drawn from Bosea sp. Tri-49 and contains these coding sequences:
- a CDS encoding isochorismate synthase; its protein translation is MLENLALQQNINFKLGALFASNGRELLSSGIHEWISVPARGGQDRGQGLHAAVEAAFGRARRAGQDNPILIGAIPFDVREASCLYVPAAYEWREQAAPEAAREHSVAPDLLDQRSLPNEDGFKRAVEHAIVNFRHSDVRKAVLSVVRELRFADTMDVGRLLAGLRAQNSQGYLFRIPLPDEGELVGVSPELLVRKQGDRIVSNPLAGSAKRQRDPEADSAAAALLERSAKDQYEHQLVVENIQAILAPHCTKLDVPRRPSLMSTAAMWHLSTRIEGVLTDPEMTALQLACIIHPTPAVCGFPTESAHKLIRYVEPFERGLFTGLVGWCDAQGNGEWAITIRCGIARHDTLRLFAGAGIVEASNPASEWEEVQAKLGTMLSACGLAA
- a CDS encoding isochorismatase — translated: MAIPQITDYAMPEPSSFPANRTQWRPDPKRAVLLIHDMQRYFLRFYDAKGELLPQLIANLVRLRDWARANGVPVVYTAQPHEQPAGDRALLNDMWGPGLTVAAPDLQEVVAELAPGPEDIVLTKWRYSAFKRSDLLERMRGWERDQLVISGVYAHIGCMVTAVDAFMSDIQPFLVGDAVADFSEAEHRMALRYVATRCGALVATDSLAAAEVRQPATREWLQARVLELIEDETELDPEENLIFYGLDSVQVMVLAGELKERGVTVGFDDLARVPTLNAWWALIEQRRLAA
- a CDS encoding (2,3-dihydroxybenzoyl)adenylate synthase, which translates into the protein MTIEFQRWPAELAARYRERGYWLDQPLTRILDTQRQERPDAIAVICGDRQLSYAELDRRASNLASRLSEAGLGQGDTALVQLPNCAEFYIVFFALLKIGVAPVNALFSHRKLEMTSYAQQIEPRLVIGARAHELFADDNFSAELRTLSPRLSLVLLLGGNRAYNDLERWLASETSAAPVGLPSAADEVAFFQLSGGSTGTPKLIPRTHNDYYYSVRVSAEICALGPQTRFLCALPAGHNFLLSSPGALGVFHAGGCVVMAASPEPLSCFALIEKHQVDMVALVPTAVALWLEAAGKQRPALGSLKLMQVGGASFAEALARRVPQELGCSLQQVFGMAEGLVNYTRFDDDDELVFTTQGRPISPDDEIKIVDEDGDPVPEGMSGELATRGPYTFRGYYRSPEHSAKVFDADGFYYSGDVVQKVRGGHLRVVGRVKDQINRGGEKVASEEIENLLLRHPEVTHAALVAMQDILLGEKSCAFIVARDAGLRAPTLRRYLMELGVAEYKLPDRVRFIETMPLTPVGKIDKKRLRAELT
- a CDS encoding condensation domain-containing protein, coding for MQAAYWVGRNSHAPLGGVAAHLYGEFDGRDLDPERLREAVCRLCRLHPMLQLRVDADGRQHLDSAPAALPLDVEDMRELSADALEERLLTKRRAWTHRWLDLARGEAAAFGLSLLPDGACRLHVDTDMIAVDPNSFRLVMEDLARLYDHPDQLSEPASHGFFDWLDQISADAELTRQRERGREWWRSRLADLAPAPELPPAPQAQTEVATSERLAARLSPEERRALEKRARALRVTPSMLALSLFAAVLGRATSEMRFRLNVPSFWRVPAVPGVEHIVGEFSNVLILGVDLTAAPTLAELCRAVGEEMIDLIAHDAYPGVSVMRDLSRQLGSVQAAPVVFTAGLDISGGDLFSEIVGRVFGPMNCVISQGPQVAIDAQVAACDGGILVNWDVRLDALPEAWIRKTFEAYVALLREVAARPEALDAACGLPAAPRAHDDAVIPTETMLISLLKRLAPGEPIDADTVIANGARAEIARFLDRYCPTGVPTRPHFDEAATPRSLARLVRARSAGASDEIARIFLETTHEG